In the genome of Vicia villosa cultivar HV-30 ecotype Madison, WI linkage group LG7, Vvil1.0, whole genome shotgun sequence, one region contains:
- the LOC131618621 gene encoding protein FAR1-RELATED SEQUENCE 5-like — translation MVFDSIEDAWKFWVDYGGKVGFGVRKQYSHKNKNGIITSYKFVCCKEGLRKPDKRDYKTINPRPETRKNCQSRLGIKNMDGKFMVVDFVEEHNHILHLPETTHMLASQRKISQFQGQQIDLADDARLQQRKSFDLMSKEVGGRTNLGFTRLDQKNYLRKKRETGMIHGEVGYLLQYFRRKLVENPTFYHAYQMDVEDQITNVFWADASMVTDYEYFGDVISLDSTYCTNTSHRPLAVFSGFNHH, via the coding sequence ATGGTTTTTGACAGTATTGAAGATGCTTGGAAATTTTGGGTTGATTATGGTGGAAAAGTTGGATTTGGAGTGAGGAAACAATATTCACACAAGAACAAAAATGGTATTATTACTTCTTACAAGTTTGTTTGTTGTAAAGAAGGTTTGCGAAAACCAGATAAACGAGATTATAAGACTATAAATCCGAGACCGGAGACTAGGAAAAATTGTCAATCAAGGTTAGGCATAAAGAatatggatggaaaatttatggtTGTTGATTTTGTGGAGGAGCATAACCATATTTTACATCTACCAGAAACAACTCATATGTTGGCATCTCAAAGAAAAATATCTCAATTTCAAGGCCAACAAATTGATCTAGCAGATGATGCTAGACTACAACAAAgaaaatcatttgatttaatgaGTAAGGAAGTGGGAGGTAGAACTAATTTGGGATTTACTCGTCTTGATCAAAAGAATTATCTCCGGAAAAAAAGGGAAACGGGTATGATACACGGGGAAGTTGGTTATTTATTGCAATACTTTCGAAGAAAGTTGGTAGAAAATCCAACCTTTTATCATGCATACCAAATGGATGTTGAAGATCAAATCACTAATGTGTTTTGGGCAGATGCAAGTATGGTGACTGATTATGAGTATTTTGGTGATGTAATTTCTCTTgattcaacatattgcacaaaTACTTCACATAGGCCACTTGCCGTGTTCTCAGGATTTAACCACCATTGA
- the LOC131620288 gene encoding anaphase-promoting complex subunit 8-like, with protein sequence MSSKESCRSELRIAIRQLSDRGLNSASKWASEQLVGIEQDPSNFTPSNTRFQRGSSSIRRKYRTHEVTATPPAGVSYVVTPVMEEDALVDTDFYLLAKSYFDCREYKRAAHVLRDQIGRKSLFLRCYALYLAGEKRKEEEMIELEGPLGKSNAGNPELVSLEKELSALRKNGTIDPFCLYLYGIILKQKGNENLARTVLVESVNSYPWNWNAWTELQSLCNSVDTLNSLNLNSHWMKEFFLAGVYQELRMHSESLLKYEYLLGTFGFSNYIQAQIAKVQYSLKEFDQVEAIFEELLRNDPYRVEDMDMYSNVLYSKECFSALSYLAHRVFLTDKYRPESCCIIGNYYSLKGQHEKAVVYFKRALKLNKNYLSAWTLMGHEFVEMKNTPAAVDAYRRAVDIDPCDYRAWYGLGQAYEMMGMPFYALHYFKKSVFLQPTDSRLWIAMAQCYETDQLRMLDDAIKCYKRASECNDREAIALHQLAKLHSELERPEEAAYYYKKDLERMEDEERDGPNMVEALLYLASYYKTQKRFKEAEVYCTRLLDYTGPEKETAKNLLRVMRSSQSSFPSSDVEHFPP encoded by the exons ATGAGTTCGAAAGAAAGCTGCAGAAGCGAACTTCGCATCGCAATTCGACAACTGAGCGACCGTGGTCTCAATTCCGCTTCCAAATG GGCATCGGAACAATTGGTAGGGATCGAGCAAGATCCATCCAATTTCACCCCTTCCAATACCAGGTTTCAGCGTGGAAGCTCAAGTATTCGCCGCAAGTACAGAACTCATGAGGTCACCGCTACCCCCCCTGCCGGTGTTTCCTATGTTGTTACGCCTGTTATGGAGGAGGATGCCCTTGTTGACACTGATTTTTACCTTTTGGCTAAATCTTACTTCGATTGCCGTGAGTATAAGAGGGCTGCTCATGTTCTTCGTGATCAAATCGGACGCAAATCCCTCTTCTTAAGATGCTATGCTCTCTATCtg GCAGGAGAAAAGCGAAAAGAGGAAGAGATGATAGAACTTGAAGGACCTCTGGGTAAGAGTAATGCCGGGAATCCTGAATTAGTTTCTTTAGAGAAGGAGTTATCTGCACTTCGCAAGAATGGCACAATTGATCCCTTTTGTTTGTACTTATATGGTATTATACTGAAACAGAAAGGCAACGAAAATTTGGCACGGACAGTTCTTGTGGAATCTGTAAATAGCTACCCTTGGAACTGGAATGCCTGGACTGAGCTGCAATCCTTATGCAATTCAGTTGATACCTTGAATAGTCTTAATCTTAATAGTCATTGGATGAAGGAATTTTTTCTTGCCGGTGTATACCAAGAGTTAAGGATGCATAGTGAGTCTCTGTTAAAATATGAATACCTACTCGGAACTTTTGGTTTTAGTAATTACATCCAAGCCCAAATTGCTAAAGTCCAGTACAGTTTGAAAGAATTTGATCAAGTTGAAGCTATATTTGAAGAACTGCTGAGGAATGATCCTTACAGAGTGGAAGACATGGATATGTACTCCAATGTGTTATATTCTAAGGAATGCTTTTCTGCTTTGAGTTACCTTGCCCATAGAGTATTCCTGACTGATAAGTACAGACCCGAATCTTGTTGTATTATTGGGAATTATTACAGTTTAAAGGGGCAACATGAAAAAGCAGTTGTATATTTTAAGAGAGCCCTTAAACTGAACAAAAATTATCTCTCTGCTTGGACACTTATGGGTCATGAGTTTGTAGAGATGAAAAACACTCCTGCCGCTGTGGATGCCTATCGTCGAGCTGTTGATATAGACCCGTGTGATTATCGTGCTTGGTATGGACTAGGACAAGCTTATGAAATGATGGGTATGCCTTTTTATGCGCTTCATTACTTCAAAAAATCAGTTTTCTTGCAGCCAACAGATTCTCGGTTGTGGATTGCTATGGCTCAATGCTATGAAACTGACCAGCTCCGCATGCTTGATGACGCAATAAAGTGTTATAAAAGGGCATCGGAATGTAATGACAGAGAAGCAATTGCTTTGCACCAACTAGCAAAGCTGCATTCAGAGCTGGAACGCCCAGAAGAGGCAGCATATTACTATAAAAAGGATTTAGAGAGGATGGAAGATGAAGAGCGTGATGGACCTAACATGGTTGAGGCTTTGCTCTATCTTGCAAGTTATTATAAAACGCAGAAAAGATTTAAAGAGGCAGAGGTTTATTGTACTCGTCTTCTTGATTATACTGGCCCG GAGAAGGAGACAGCAAAAAATTTACTCAGAGTAATGCGATCCTCACAATCTAGTTTCCCTTCATCGGATGTTGAGCACTTTCCTCCGTAA